A genomic region of Mesorhizobium sp. NZP2077 contains the following coding sequences:
- a CDS encoding YciI family protein, with amino-acid sequence MLYAILCYASEDVVSSWSKAQDDEVMTNLLNVQEKYAKAGRLGPVARLLPTTAATTLRKVKGESVVIDGPFAETKEQFLGFYTLECADLDEAVEFARELSEVNPSGGSYEIRPVSVFNPTKVAV; translated from the coding sequence ATGCTCTACGCCATCCTCTGCTATGCCTCCGAAGACGTCGTCAGCTCGTGGAGCAAGGCGCAGGACGACGAAGTCATGACCAATCTCCTCAACGTCCAGGAGAAATACGCCAAGGCCGGCCGGCTTGGCCCGGTAGCGCGGCTTTTGCCGACGACGGCGGCGACGACGCTGCGGAAGGTAAAGGGCGAATCTGTGGTCATCGATGGGCCGTTCGCCGAGACCAAGGAGCAGTTCCTCGGTTTCTATACGCTGGAATGCGCCGATCTCGACGAGGCCGTCGAATTCGCTCGTGAGCTCTCCGAGGTCAACCCGAGCGGCGGATCCTATGAGATCCGGCCGGTGTCGGTGTTCAATCCCACCAAGGTAGCTGTATGA